One genomic segment of Desulfocapsa sulfexigens DSM 10523 includes these proteins:
- the dsrJ gene encoding sulfate reduction electron transfer complex DsrMKJOP subunit DsrJ produces the protein MYNKGTIIPGLILFVLFVTFPIWFNGLTTAGDLPKPELPPGGEKQCVMPADYMRANHMQLLNEWRDNVLRDGDREILEINGKKYPKGLQMACMTCHSQKEKFCDSCHTYAAVDPYCWDCHLTPNEAGSKEAMH, from the coding sequence ATGTATAACAAAGGAACAATCATACCGGGACTGATTTTATTCGTCCTTTTTGTGACCTTTCCAATCTGGTTCAACGGGTTGACCACGGCGGGTGATTTGCCGAAACCCGAGTTGCCACCAGGTGGAGAGAAACAGTGTGTCATGCCGGCTGATTATATGCGGGCAAATCATATGCAGCTACTCAACGAGTGGCGTGATAACGTCCTGCGGGATGGAGATCGTGAGATTCTTGAGATCAACGGGAAGAAATATCCCAAAGGCTTGCAGATGGCATGTATGACATGTCATAGTCAAAAAGAAAAATTCTGCGACAGCTGTCATACCTATGCAGCAGTAGACCCCTATTGTTGGGATTGTCACCTGACTCCCAACGAAGCAGGATCGAAGGAGGCAATGCACTAA